One genomic segment of Alkalimarinus alittae includes these proteins:
- the tolA gene encoding cell envelope integrity protein TolA, protein MSKNGAKQVKTNILKSGIRFLMQFWQTLDRSYRRSIVYALVLHAAVLALLGSGWSSQAEVRPVVAPRHINAVVVDASVLDAKKKETDQAKKRIENQRQKDRQAQKELEKKKALEKKKKAEQKKKTDAEKKKLLEKKKAVDKKKKEEAQKKALIKKKEEQKKRAEKKQREEKQKQEAEAKRIKAEKLKEEEKRKQALLREQQEAQLQEMMLKAEQERQQEIEERLRQQQQREADRLQQAQLKADQIAEMNEVDRFIALIRAKITRNWHKPPGAKIGSTVVLQLHLFPTGELGRAEILKSSGDSTFDRSALSAATSISKYPVPADNRVFERNFRRFSMSFSHQED, encoded by the coding sequence CAAAGCAAGTTAAAACAAATATATTGAAGTCTGGAATACGTTTTCTAATGCAATTCTGGCAAACACTTGATCGTAGTTATCGTCGATCAATTGTGTATGCCTTAGTGCTTCATGCGGCAGTGTTGGCTCTTTTAGGTTCGGGGTGGTCTTCTCAGGCAGAGGTTAGGCCTGTTGTTGCTCCACGGCATATTAACGCCGTCGTCGTTGATGCGTCTGTGTTAGATGCAAAGAAGAAAGAAACAGATCAGGCCAAAAAGAGAATAGAAAATCAGCGCCAAAAAGATCGACAAGCGCAAAAAGAACTTGAAAAAAAGAAAGCGTTAGAGAAAAAGAAAAAAGCAGAACAGAAGAAAAAAACGGACGCTGAAAAGAAAAAGTTATTAGAGAAAAAAAAGGCGGTAGATAAAAAAAAGAAAGAAGAAGCACAAAAAAAAGCTTTGATAAAGAAGAAAGAAGAGCAGAAAAAACGAGCGGAAAAGAAACAACGAGAAGAGAAACAAAAGCAAGAAGCTGAAGCGAAACGAATTAAAGCAGAAAAGCTGAAAGAAGAAGAGAAACGTAAACAAGCCTTGTTACGAGAGCAGCAAGAAGCTCAATTACAAGAAATGATGCTTAAGGCTGAGCAGGAGCGGCAACAAGAAATTGAAGAGCGCCTACGACAGCAACAGCAGCGTGAAGCCGATCGTCTTCAGCAAGCGCAATTAAAGGCCGACCAAATAGCTGAAATGAATGAGGTCGATCGCTTTATTGCGCTTATTCGCGCTAAAATTACGCGAAACTGGCATAAGCCACCAGGTGCAAAAATAGGTTCAACTGTGGTGCTGCAGTTACATCTTTTTCCTACAGGGGAGTTAGGCCGTGCAGAAATTCTGAAAAGCAGCGGAGACTCTACATTTGATCGCTCAGCACTGAGTGCTGCAACGTCAATTTCGAAGTATCCGGTTCCTGCAGATAACAGAGTGTTTGAGCGAAATTTTAGACGATTTAGTATGTCATTTAGTCATCAGGAAGATTAG